Part of the Plasmodium cynomolgi strain B DNA, scaffold: 0510, whole genome shotgun sequence genome is shown below.
CAgctctcctcctgctgcttctcctcctgctgctgctgctcctcctcctcctcttcccctttcggAAGGACCTCCCCAAATGGATATCCCTACGCAGCTGCTCATCAAAATCGgcgaagtgaaaaaatagtttATCGAAAATGAATGTCACAGATGAGCATGATCGTTTATCACGAGTGAAGTCCTCACTTTGGAGCAGCGTGTAGAGGTAGGAGTGTTCCACCGCGTCACTCTTAGAAGGGGGCAAACTGAAGTTGTTGTAACAAGCGAGGGGTGCTTCCTTGACATCTGTGCGCGAGTTGTTCTGTTCCCATTCGTTCtcaaaagtgcaaaaaaaatttatgtcaTCCTCTTCGCATAGGAAACTGAGGTATGCCAGTTTGGCTTGTTCtattccgtttttttctcttttgaattttctttcctttttttctttcaactTCCTTCCGGTG
Proteins encoded:
- a CDS encoding hypothetical protein (putative), producing the protein MKSRATGRKLKEKKERKFKREKNGIEQAKLAYLSFLCEEDDINFFCTFENEWEQNNSRTDVKEAPLACYNNFSLPPSKSDAVEHSYLYTLLQSEDFTRDKRSCSSVTFIFDKLFFHFADFDEQLRRDIHLGRSFRKGKRRRRSSSSRRRSSRRRAAKEEPPRGETQMGAPKLCANKNRVFP